The following are encoded in a window of Helicoverpa armigera isolate CAAS_96S chromosome 24, ASM3070526v1, whole genome shotgun sequence genomic DNA:
- the LOC135118628 gene encoding uncharacterized protein LOC135118628 gives MSLLEDIFLQDEADEAQELERVIEGDEYDERPRSRSATPDSDDNGPKDDEAEEDKRRVDPTSTKAKRVIKNPRFILNPARLTGPRGIQIIPDHFKDFKFKGKGHEKEDLDIVLKKLEHWAYRLYPKFQFEDCLKKIETLGKKRPVMVHLQKIRTDQFLSEETVVQKDSSDEETQPPQEEDEFDKLLQQQIELARATPAPGSVKKVLATPMKDRSPFTMPKATSSPSISDEQKERMIRNRRLAEERRLARLKQASLDTSNKQDSSNNISQIIEVDEELETSVTAKKNNRSHVIDSSDDECDVTSVNQSVAVDVHNGTNPHETANKSNKEINGASNNVQTNLDDIEMDSNDVIEIADTEKSKDNEIRSQNKVSDDVIEINDPFETLKRGPQENSNKDTDVSEVIEINDQNDKASPTRNNNIGADEVIEIPDPNDKPTNIVDQSKTNANEIIEIDDLAVNIDKETTLSKVIEVSDSNNTENENLIEKRSESDVVQKDSDLQKNYGALEEDAKMADEVIEDIMDVDFSDDF, from the exons ATGTCACTCCTAGAAGATATATTCTTGCAAGATGAAGCCGACGAGGCGCAGGAACTGGAAAGAGTTATCGAAGGTGATGAATATGATGAGAGACCCCGGTCTCGATCTGCAACACCAGACAGCGATGATAACGGACCAAAAGATGATGAAGCAG AAGAAGATAAGAGACGGGTGGATCCAACATCCACCAAAGCCAAGAGAGTAATAAAGAATCCCAGGTTTATTCTGAATCCCGCCCGACTAACTGGTCCAAGAGGCATACAGATTATACCTGATCACTTCAAAGATTTTAAGTTTAAAG gcAAAGGTCATGAGAAGGAAGACTTAGATATAGTTCTTAAAAAGTTAGAGCACTGGGCATACAGATTGTACCCTAAGTTTCAGTTTGAAGACTGCCTAAAGAAGATTGAGACTCTAGGCAAGAAGAGACCTGTTATG gTCCACCTGCAAAAAATCCGCACAGACCAGTTCCTATCAGAAGAGACTGTAGTACAGAAGGACTCCAGCGACGAGGAAACCCAGCCGCCTCAAGAAGAGGATGAGTTTGACAAGCTGTTGCAGCAACAAATAGAACTGGCTAGAGCCACTCCTGCACCAGGGTCTGTCAAGAAAGTCTTGGCTACTCCCATGAAAGACAG ATCTCCATTCACAATGCCCAAAGCCACCTCCTCACCGTCCATAAGTGACGAACAGAAAGAAAGAATGATAAGAAACAGAAGACTAGCTGAAGAAAGACGTTTAGCTCGACTAAAACAGGCTTCCCTAGACACCAGTAACAAACAAGATAGTTCTAACAACATCAGTCAAATCATAGAAGTGGATGAAGAATTAGAAACCAGTGTCACAGCTAAGAAAAACAATAGGTCTCATGTTATAGATAGCTCAGATGATGAATGTGATGTCACATCAGTTAATCAGTCTGTGGCTGTTGATGTACATAACGGCACAAATCCTCATGAAACAGCCAATAAAAGTAATAAGGAAATTAATGGAGCATCAAACAATGTACAAACAAATCTAGATGATATAGAAATGGATAGTAATGACGTCATAGAAATAGCTGACACTGAAAAAAGTAAGGATAATGAAATTAGAAGTCAGAATAAAGTATCTGATGATGTTATAGAGATCAATGATCCATTTGAAACATTAAAGAGAGGTCCTCAAGAAAATAGTAACAAAGACACTGATGTTAGTgaagttattgaaataaatgaccAAAATGATAAAGCTAGTCCAACAAGAAACAATAATATAGGAGCAGATGAAGTAATTGAAATACCTGATCCAAATGATAAACCTACTAACATAGTGGACCAAAgtaaaacaaatgcaaatgaAATCATCGAGATAGATGATCTGGctgtaaatattgataaagaaaCCACATTAAGTAAAGTTATTGAAGTAAGTGATAGCAACAATACTGAAAATGAAAACTTAATAGAAAAAAGATCTGAATCAGATGTAGTTCAAAAAGATTctgatttacaaaaaaattacggTGCTTTGGAAGAAGATGCCAAAATGGCGGATGAAGTGATTGAAGATATAATGGATGTTGATTTTAGTGATGATTTTTGA